In one Oryza glaberrima chromosome 2, OglaRS2, whole genome shotgun sequence genomic region, the following are encoded:
- the LOC127764785 gene encoding uncharacterized protein LOC127764785, with amino-acid sequence MTSEDGDVSALLSEPSIPEEQPEASEFDDVVPAILESIKSSEKAFKPSPEEAAWADSCFVQTSELSDSDWGAMKHALLNALEKPTEIPNNTSEIVHEGSHAILEVKPHSLPAEIVSQHDDMQMEQKENNDYDTGTTEASEVANVIRGTNEHGKQMDGYTARPEDGDELSSSEVLEQTESRETIFKVWDLDVPFSDEDELELIKDLKKLLKDNPQESEFRPPSGTAKTLSQIAVDDLVADLSDLSLQQTDE; translated from the coding sequence ATGACTTCTGAAGACGGAGACGTTTCAGCTCTGCTCTCTGAACCAAGTATTCCTGAAGAGCAGCCTGAGGCATCTGAATTCGATGACGTCGTCCCTGCAATTTTGGAATCAATTAAATCAAGTGAGAAGGCATTCAAACCTTCACCGGAGGAGGCTGCTTGGGCTGATTCTTGTTTTGTGCAGACATCTGAGCTTTCGGATAGTGACTGGGGAGCAATGAAGCATGCCCTGCTTAATGCTCTTGAAAAGCCAACAGAAATACCCAACAATACTTCTGAAATTGTGCACGAAGGTTCCCATGCAATTTTAGAGGTCAAACCTCACTCTCTCCCTGCTGAAATTGTTTCTCAGCATGATGACATGCAAATggagcaaaaagaaaataatgattATGACACTGGTACTACTGAAGCTTCGGAAGTTGCTAATGTAATTAGGGGCACAAATGAACATGGTAAGCAAATGGATGGATACACAGCCAGACCTGAAGATGGCGATGAGTTGTCTTCGTCTGAAGTTCTTGAGCAGACAGAGTCAAGAGAGACTATCTTTAAGGTGTGGGATCTGGACGTTCCGTTTTCTGATGAGGATGAGCTTGAACTCATCAAGGATCTGAAGAAACTCCTCAAGGACAATCCTCAGGAGTCTGAATTTCGACCTCCCAGTGGAACAGCCAAGACATTGAGCCAGATAGCCGTCGATGATCTAGTGGCAGACTTGAGCGACTTGTCATTGCAGCAAACAGACGAGTAG